Proteins co-encoded in one Plectropomus leopardus isolate mb chromosome 14, YSFRI_Pleo_2.0, whole genome shotgun sequence genomic window:
- the LOC121953785 gene encoding C-C chemokine receptor type 6-like yields MESSTLDYDYSQTTDDYIENGLCNLDPDPMEVITQTYIHSIICAFGLIGNALVIVTYIFYKRTKTMTDVYLYNVAVADLIFVIALPFIIYNEQHSWSMGAVACKMLRSAYSINLYSGMLLLACISGDRYVAIVQARRSFGARTHALTYSRLICSAVWVFAVALTLPTLLYTERFEEQTLGAETVTVMCQLSFSKNQTAKLMKVVVPSLQMAVGFLLPLSVMVFCYSSIVCTLLRAQSSQRHKAVRVILAVVVVFIVCHLPYNVTLLSHTLSLFKERSCKVERMKLQVLAISRSVAYLHCCLNPILYAFIGVKFRSHFQQIMRDLWCFSKKYIYNARTSRATSDVCISGRVSSDGCNNMTSFSA; encoded by the coding sequence atggaatCTTCTACTCTAGATTATGACTACAGTCAGACTACAGACGATTACATAGAGAATGGGCTGTGCAACCTCGACCCTGACCCCATGGAGGTTATCACCCAAACATACATCCACTCCATCATCTGCGCCTTTGGCCTGATCGGCAACGCTCTTGTGATTGTCACCTACATATTCTACAAGAGAACCAAAACGATGACTGACGTCTATCTCTACAACGTAGCTGTTGCAGACCTCATCTTTGTGATCGCTCTGCCGTTTATCATCTACAACGAGCAGCACAGTTGGTCAATGGGTGCCGTGGCGTGCAAGATGCTGAGGTCAGCCTACAGTATCAACCTCTACAGCGGCATGCTACTGCTCGCGTGCATTAGTGGTGACCGTTACGTCGCTATAGTCCAGGCCAGGAGATCTTTCGGTGCGCGCACGCACGCTCTGACCTACAGCCGCCTTATCTGCTCAGCTGTTTGGGTGTTTGCAGTGGCTTTAACACTACCCACACTCCTCTACACCGAGCGCTTTGAGGAGCAGACTCTGGGggctgaaactgtcactgtgaTGTGTCAGCTGTCTTTCAGCAAGAACCAAACTGCAAAGCTGATGAAGGTGGTGGTTCCCAGCCTTCAGATGGCTGTCGGCTTCCTGCTGCCTCTGTCGGTGATGGTGTTCTGCTACTCCAGCATTGTGTGCACGCTGCTGAGAGCGCAGAGCAGCCAGAGGCACAAGGCCGTGCGAGTGATTTTGGCAGTTGTCGTGGTTTTTATCGTTTGTCACCTCCCCTACAATGTCACTCTGCTGAGCCACACTCTGTCGCTTTTTAAAGAGAGGAGCTGTAAGGTGGAAAGGATGAAACTCCAAGTGCTGGCCATTTCCAGGAGCGTAGCTTACCTCCACTGCTGCCTCAATCCCATCCTCTATGCCTTCATCGGGGTGAAGTTCAGGAGCCACTTTCAGCAGATAATGAGGGACTTGTGGTGCTTTAGCAAAAAGTACATCTACAATGCTCGCACGTCACGCGCCACGTCTGATGTTTGCATCTCAGGCCGCGTGTCTTCAGATGGCTGCAACAACATGACATCATTCAGTGCATGA